The sequence AAATCCGGAATCGATTCCAGGGTCGGCACTATAAGTAATTCTTCTTTATATGCAGGAACAACAACAGCAGTTTTTTTATTTCGATACATAGCAAGCAACTACAATTTTTTATGAATGATATTGTAAGAGAGAATTCCAAACCTTAATGGACTACGTTTATAATAAGACAATTAATCAATATTAAACCATATCCTGTTGAAAATATGAGAGTCGGTTTTTTCGTGAAATTATTTGCCCCCTGAATACAAAATAAGCAATTGTATTCATATCTACAAGTATTAACAAACTCATCACTGAAGATATTGAAGAAAGGCACGAATTATTCTCAGAAAAACTATTTCCGCTCATCTCCCTAATTTATGAACATGATAAGACGAGTAAAAATAATCGCAGGGGGTGACGTTCAGGCTGTTGGATACCGTGAATATGTTCGAAAAGCCACCTTCAGGAAAAAAATATTTGGACAGGTACAGAATCTTGAATCCGGAGAGGTCGAAATAATTGCAGAGGGTGAAGAAAATGACCTTAAAAGTTTTATCGAGAATATCAACGTTAGTGAATACCCAATAGATGTCCGTGAATGTAATGTCACCTGGCATGATGCAATTGGAGATTACACAAAATTTGAAATTATCCGGGGAGATAAAGACCAGGAATTATTTGAAATAATTGATATCGCATTATCACATCTCTATCGGATTGTTGAAAATACAACAATAAGCTTGGAAAAACAGGATCAGATGTTAGGTAAACAGGATGGGATGATCTCACTCCAGCATGATACGGTAGTGGAGATCAAAGGGTTACGAAAAGACTCTGAATCATATTTTGAGAAAGAATTTTCTGAAATAAAAAGAAAACTCCATTCCATAGAGAATGCACTGAACGAGATGGGAATAAAAGTATAACCCATCATTAATAACCATAATATTCTCATTCAGGACAACAGAAATAGTTAGTCAAAACCTGAATAATAGGCTTATTTACAATATTTCACAAAAATATCTATCCCATCAAGTTATTTTTACTCTGCTCCTCTCTTTCTGGCAAATTGATTACCGTCAACACCCATTGTACATTCTTTCGTTTTGCCCCAATAGGTATAATAAGCACGAGAAAAAGGTCAATAAAAGATACTTACAGGATACTTCCCTACCCAGTTCACTCCATTAATTTTAATAGGAAATAATCATACACTAACCCATTTATGCCCGTTTCAGTCCTGTATGTTGATGACGAGGTTCCCCACCTGATGCTCGCCCGGGAGTATCTGGGGGCTTCTGGAAAAGTCACATTAACCTGCGTTTCTTCCGGAAAAGAGGCAATAGATTCATTACGAACAGGCCAGTATGATGTCATTGTATCAGACTATCTTATGCAGGACATGGATGGTATCCAGCTCCTCAAATACGTACGGGCAAATTATGAGGGTGTTCCGTTTATCCTTTTTACGGGCAAAGGGAAAGAGGAAATCGTCATATCTGCCCTGAATAGTGGCGCAGATTACTATATCCGGAAGGGTAGCGATCCGGTAATACAGTTCAGTGAACTTGAGCAGCGGATCCTCCAGGCACATGCCGGGCATCATGCAAAAAAGGAACTGGCAGCACGGGAACAACTCTACCATTCTGTCCTCACGGTGCAGACTGAAATCTTTGTAGATCTTCTCCCAGACCTCACAATCATCCGGGCTAATGACTCATATGGGGCAGTGTATGGTATTCCCGCAACTGACCTTATCGGTAAGAAGTTTTTCCATGACATCGATGAGAGAGAACGAGCACAGATTACAGATAGTGTCAAATCCCTTACACCAGATAATCCGGATGTTGAATTTGAAAGACCGGTAACCTATCCTGATGGAAAAAAAATCAATCATCTCTGGCGCATTGAAGGAGTGTTTGGATCAGATGGATCTATAGTTTCAGCAAAGGTAACCGGAAAAGATACCAGTCAGGCAGATATTGCGAGGAGTGTTCTCCAGGAGTCTGAACAAAAATATCAACAGACATCACCAGATGTCCCCCAGCATATCGGTGACTTTGATGAGAATGTTCCGCTGAACTTCATCATTGAAAATACAAAACCTCTTGGAAGTTGGTATCTCCCTGAACTGGTCCGAGAACTGAAAGCGCAAAAGGCCTATGGTATTGCATCGACAACCGGAGCAGAAGGGTATCGGGCATTTCTCATTTTTATGAAAGGTGAACCAGAAGGAGGAATTTATATTGACCGGTCGGGAGTCCTCTATGGAGATCGAAGTGTGCTGTTCCTGAAAAACAGCCAGAACTTCACATTTTATCCGACAGAACCAGAGATCGCAAGCAGGTTTGTAACCGGTTGCCGGATATATGATAAAAGCCATCTCCGTGTTCCTGCATCAAATCCTATTCCTGAGATCAGATCAGTCAAGAAAGGCATCGGAAATGTTATTATTGACATCATGAACAACGGAATACCCGTATCCGGACTCAGAGTAACCATAAAAAGCGGGGGAAAGATAGTTGGTAATGATGTCACATCCTCACAAGGACAGACCACATTCCAGCTTCTCTACGGCCAGTATACCGGTGTTATTCATAATGAGTCTGGAATCCTCCGATCCTTCACCTTTACGGTTGACACACCGGAACTACTCCAGAAAGTAGATTTGACCAGCCAGTGATAGGTATCCCGAACTTTTTTCCCTTTATGAGTGGGACTATCCTAGTGTAGTCATATAAGCAAAATATCGGTTGCTTGTGATATCCTGACCGGATATAATACTCACAACACCACACCGGACTTTTGTCTATATCGCTATCAGGGGGACTCCTATGCGGCTCTATCCAAAGATGATACTCGTAATTGCATGCACATTCTTTGCCGTCATGGTAGTCCTCCTCTTCTCGTTTGAATACACAATAATGGACTCCTTTTCAAGTCTGGAAAAAAAATACGTGGACCAGGACATCCTGAGGGCAGAACATGCAATAGAACAGGAGATAGACAGGATCCAGCAGATTGGAACAGACTGGGCTGAATGGGATACAACCTATGATTTTTTGGTGACACATGATCCGGCATATATCTCTTCCAACCTGGCATTATCTACTTTTGAGGCATTGAAGATCCGATATTTTATTATCCAGGATCTGAATGGAAGCATCATCGTCGGGAGGGGTATTTCTGATAATGCACCTGAACTGACTGAGATACCTCCGGATCTTGGAGCATTGATCAACAAATCCAGGACTGAAACAAAGCGTGCAGGTCTTATCGGGTGGAATAACACGGCCTGGCTTATTGCACAAAACCCAATATTAACCACACACCAGGAAGGGCCTTCCAGGGGGACGCTTACAATTCTCAATCCACTTGACCAGCAGATGTGTGCTGACATATCAGATCTTCTGTTGCAGAATGTAACCGCACGGATTCTGACACAAAAGGAGAAAACCTCCCAAAACTTTCCTGTCCTGCACGCGACAGTCACCAGAGATTCAATTCAGGCAGCCAGGGTTCTCCCAGACATTTTTGGATTCCCATTTCTCCTTCTCAAGGTAGAAGGAGTTCGTGACCTCTACATGAGCGGGCTGTATACCAGGGATTACCTCTTCTTTTCCCTCCTGCTGTTGGTTATCTGTTTCATGGGGGTTGCCATAACACTCATCAACCTTATCGTCATCGCCCCTCTTGGGGAATTAAACACAGAACTTGAAAAAGTTGGAAAAAGTGGATTACTATCAGGGCGGATTAAAACTGGACGGGATGATGAAATCGGGGATCTCAGCAGATCTATAAATCTCATGCTTGATCAGATTGAGCAGGCCGTAGAGCAGCGACATGCGACTGAGCAACGCCTTTCAAGACTTATTGCCCTGGCAGAAGAAGGAATCTGTCTGATGGGGCCGGACAACCATATCTGGTTTGCGAATCCAAAGATGGCATCATTTTTTGGAATGACACCCGGTGAGCTGGCTGGTAAAAGTATATTGAACCTCTTAGAGGCTGAACAGACGATACGACCAGAGGAACTATTCGCTGATCAACCAGTTCACCGGGAATTTCACACCAGGAAGAAGGATGGGGCTGATCTGTATATCAGTGTCGTTGCAGCACCCTATCCCCTTGAAGGTGGGCAGGAAGGGCATCTCTGTGTTATGAATGACATAACAACCTTCAAGGACAACGAGAAGGCTCTCCTCCTCTCAAACAAAAAACTCAGTCTGCTTGGGAGCATGACCAGGCATGATATCGTAAACCAGCTGACCACCATTCGTGGAATGCTTGGCCTCGTCCATCGGAAGACCACAGATGAGATCATCCTGAACCTTGTGGAGGCGGCAGAAGAGGCAGCTGACCGAGTCAATAAACATATTGAATTTTCCAAAGAGTACCAGAAAGCCGGGATGCAGGCTCCAATCTGGCAGAACCTTGGTACATGCTGGAATCTTGCCTATGCCATGACAAAGAAAAAGGGATTGACATTCAGTTATCAGGGCGAGCAGGTAGAGGTATACGCTGATCAGTTACTGCAAAAAGTGTTCTATAACCTCATCGACAACAGCCTCAAGCATGGAAAAAATGTCTTTTACATCTCTATTCACACCAAAATGAGAGACTCTAACCTGGTGATTCTCTATGAAGATGATGGGGAAGGCATTGCAGATTCTATGAAAGAGCGGATTTTTGAACGGGGTGTTGGATCTGGTACCGGATGGGGACTTTTTTTCGCACGGGAGGTTCTCGGACTGACTGGTATTACCATCACTGAGCAGGGAACTTTCGGAATTGGTGCCAGGTTTGAGATCGTGGTTCCGGAAGGGGGTTATCGCAAGGTTGAGATCCCCACAGAGAACATTTGATCCAGTTATACCATAAACCTGAATGTAACCCAGGCGATAAGGAGCATCAGAACTGAATATTTCAGCCCTGCTGTAACACGCCCTTCACCCATGACACCGGCAACAAGCCCTGAGAAAAATCCCTGGAACATACCGGCATGAGAGAAGACGCGTATATAGAGAGCCAGGTCAAACCCTCCCAGGTTAAATCCTGCCTGACCAGATGCCCCCGTTTCTGCTCCAAGATCGGCCATGGTCTTCAGGAACGATGAAACCAGGATCATGACTACAAAGAGGAACACTGCAAATGATGCAAGGATGATGATGACATAGATGAACATGTTGTTCTTCCGGTCAGTCTTCATGATCACATATTCTGCTGAGTCCTTCCCGGCTGCACGCAGAACCTCAACGATATCACCACCGGCATCACTCGCACGCGCTACAAGATCCACACTCCGTTCCACAAGAGGGATCGGGATCTCTTTTCCAAGCTGGCGTATGGCATCAATGAATGCAAAGTTCCATGATATGCGCTGATCAAGCTGGCGGATATGCCGGGTGAGAGCACCATACTCAGCCTGAGATACCAGGTGAATAGCACCAGGCAAGGTCATACCACTTTCGTGCATACCAGCCAGATCCCGAAAAAAGTTGGGAAGCGCAATCTCGATACTCGTGATTCGTCTTCCTTCAAGAAGATCAGTTACCGCCAGGGGTCCGACGATGATAACCGTTGTAAATACTGCTACATCATCTATGAACGAATTTGTCAGAAGGGCTCCAGGACCTCCATTCTGAAGGGCCATCGTGAGTCCGACAATAAAAAAGAGAAGGCCTGCCGGGACTGACACATAGAGAATATTGATCGGTTTTTCAAACAGGGTCCGGAACGGGTGTTTGATAAACCGGAGTGTGCCCTCGGAGTAGTGGTAGTACGTTTCAATTTTTGAATAAATCTCTTCACTCTTCGGATCAACCGAGATTTTTTCTTTTTTCCGGTCCCCAAATAGTCCCATTTTCACCACTCCGGCGTCATCGAATCTATCAGAACCACAAACATCACACTTCCAAACGGAATGATCAGATAGATGATAATATACAGAAACAAGGGTGTTGATTCTCCAGACAGAATAGCCATGATAGACTGAATAAGAATCATGAACAGAGTTCCGGCAACAAGAGCGGTTACATAACTCTCGGCTATCAGTGCGAGGGTATCAAGAAATTGTTTCTGTGTCTGCCTGTTTTCGCCGGTATACTGTTCTGCTTTTGTCCTGAAAAAATCAGAGATGTTGCTTCCCGCTGCAACACTTCCGATACACCCCTGGAGAAAGTCACGCATACGCGGACTTGGTGTACTCATGGAGACATTTTTCAATGCTTCGATAAGATCATGCCCAAACACATCCACCTCAAGGATGATATACCGAGCTTCAACCGAAGACTCACCATATATCGTCGAGTTCCCCAGTTGCCGGAAAACCTCTGCCGGAGGGATGCCTGCGGTAGACATTGCAGCAAGATAGTTGATAGCATATGGAAGGGTTGTCTCGATATTGCGTCTTCTTCCCCCAGCAACTACAGAAGGATAAACCAGATAGATGAGAAATGTCGTCCCATACAGCACCACAAAAGAGACGATGCCAGCAATAAGTGTCCCCACCATGAGGTAGTATCCCTGGAACTGGTTGATAGTCGCTGCAATATCCGTGGGAACATTACCCCGAAAAGATATCAGTGCCGGGACGTTCAGGAGGTACACAAGAAGGGCAATCAGGATTGAGCCAATAATTCCGACAAGAACAGAGGTGAATACAGCAGTAGAAAGGTATGCTTCAAAGGTAATACCCATTCTGGCAGACTTGAGATTCTCAATGAGTTCATAGTATTTCTCCCGTTTGCCTGACATCCGGCTTCCAAGCAGGGAGAAGCAGAACCGCTCATAAGAATTCATTGCCACCAGACCGGATCTGTTCCATTAAGGTCTCGGAATCCCTGAAGTACGAGACAACAATTTTGCTCACATCACGAAAGTCGCGGATTTTCTGTTCACGCATCCACTCAAGTACTTCCTGCCGCTGGAGAAGATCACGACGAATTCTTTCCTCATCCCACCCATGTGACTCCATGATCTCTTCCAGAATAAACGACTTGCCAGAGTATGAGATCTCATCGGTTGCCTGCCTCCATCTGAATACTTCATTTGTGATCAGTTCATTGGTTCTGGGATCAATATCCAGGACCTCGATAATCTGTTTGTTACGCCGGATGCGCTGACCGCCGACCCGTGCCTGGACCTGCACACAAACCAGGTTTAAGGCAGAAAGCATGTTTCTTGGAACTGAGATGGGAGGATTTTCCAGACGATGGACTGCTGAGGATACTGAATCCGCGTGCATTGTGGAATACGTCACATGCCCGGTTGACATCGCCTGAAAGAGAGTGAGTGCTTCACGACCACGGACTTCTCCAACAATCAGGTACTCAGGACGCTGACGAAGAGCAGCTTTTAAGAGTTCATACATATCAATCTCCCCTTTACCGCTCACATCAAAGGACTCACGGGTGACACTTGGAATCCAATTGGCATGGGGAAGCTTCAGTTCCCTGGTATCCTCAAGTGTGACTATCTTTGCCAAGGGTGGAATAAATAGGGAGATAGCATTCAGTGAGGTTGTCTTTCCTGACGCTGTCCCACCGGCAAAGATGCATGACTTCCCGTTTTCAACAGCAAGCCAGAGGAATGCTATCGAGAGAGGAGAAAAGGTACCCCATTCGATCAGGTCAGTCGGGGTGATCGGTTCATCTTTGAATTTCCGGATGGTAAAAGTAGACCCATGTGCTGTTACTTCGGTCCCGAGTGTCATCTGAATACGGGATCCATCCTGCATTGTTGCATCCAGCATCGGATCTGCAACTGAGATGTGTTTTCCGGCACGCTGAGCAAGCTTAGTGACAAACGAATCAAGTTCTGGATTATCAGAATAGAAGAGATTAGACTCTATTGATTCGTATCTCGAATGATATACAAAAAGAGGTCTGCCGATACCGTCACAGGAGATATCTTCAATAAACCGATCATGCATCACCGGATCAACAAGTCCATCCCCAAGAAAGTCTTTTTTCAGGTGATAATGGATCTTCTCATAGGTCAGAGGGTCCAGGTTGATTGCATAATCTGCCAGCACCTCATTCATCATGGACTCAAGAGTCTCCCCCGCAGTCTCACGTGAAATCTGTCGGGTGTTTACATTCACCCGTTCAAATATTCCTTTTTTAAGCTCATCGAGAAGCTTCTTTTCTGCTTCTGAATATACCGGTTCAACAACTTCGTACAGGTACTCATGCGTGGTATAGTTGTACGTAATCCGGATATATGCAAAAGGAGGATTAACCGGATAGACCTCTATCTCTTCAGTCCCGGGAGGAGGCACATACGTGAGGTCAACCATCATCCCATGGACCTTGGGATCATATTGCTCACGTTTTTTTGCCAGAGGTGCTATTTTTCCAATTGTTCCAAATAGTGAACCCTTCTTTTTCGATTCCCCAGATCCTGTACCAGAAACGGACTGATCTTTTTCATCCTTCTTCCCAAGCCGGCGTAAACTTGCTGGTTTATTGGTTTTTCCAGTTTTTTCTTTCTTTTTGCCAGACAGGGCAGACAGTCGGGAAACTTTTTCCTTAGGTGGAGTATCTTGTAAAGATGGCTCTCCGGCAGGTTTTCCCTTATCATTCGATGCACGAACCTGTTTTTTAAAACTCCCCACCTTTACTTTCATATATTCATCCTTGGCCTGAAGTCCCCCTAGTGCCACCCCACACCGAACGGACTCTGACCAAGAACCCCCCTTTATTCTACTACCATAATTACATAAGACGCAATATATAGATAATGTCGAAACCTGTCAGTTCCCATCTGCAGGGAATCAGGAGGAACTGACCCATAGTACCATGTCTGAAGAATCAGAGGATAAAGCCGGATCGATGATCCGCACATATGTGGGAAGGAACCGAACCGGCATAAATGGATTTGATCTTGCTCTTGACGGAGGATTTCTCCCAGGGAGTACCATCCTTCTTATCGGCTCGGCTACTTCAGGTATTGATCAGTTTGCCCGCCAGTTCTGGGAAATATTACCCGAACATAGGAAATTTTTCATGCTTGACGGCTACCTGCTCGAAGGGATGATTCATGCACGAAATCTGACAACGAGTGAAATATTTGAAAATGCAGGTAATGGTGGGTTAATAATCGACTCCTTATCTACTCTTATCATGCGGGAAGGCATTGATCCAGTACTTGCAGGAGTTGTCTCATGCAGAGCAACAGTGCAGGCATCACGCGATAATGCTTTTTTTACTTTATATGAGGGACTACATGCACCCTATAACGAAATACAACTGATCCGGCTCTGTGATGTTGTTATCCACCTGCATGAAGAAAAACACGGAAACGAGATCATAAGAACCCTGAACGTGAAAAAAATGACCGGACTTATGCCTCCAGGAAGACTGCTGCCGTTTATTATATCCGGGAAGGGTATTGAGCTTTCAACAACGTCACGTGTCGTATAAATTTACATCCAGTCAAGAAGGCGACGCAGACGGCCATGCCCTCTGTGTTCTTCCTCTGTCTTTGGAGTATGACCAAACCGGCTGTTGATATCAGCAAAATCAATATAGTCGGGATCTGTTTCCGGAGGACGTTCTTCTGCCAGGATAATTCCAGATGAGTCTGTCCGGCCCTTTACGCTTTTTTGTCTGAATGAAGATTCAGGACTCGTGGATGAAAAGGAAGGTGCATCCATTGGCACAAGCTCCTCCTCTTCTTCTATAGAGAATCCTGTGTCATTCTCCTGTTCACTCAGACGGCTGTTTAAAAAATCAACATAATCTTCCACCTGATCCCGGAGTTGGGGCGGAAGAGACGCAATCTTTTCTTCAAGTGTCATCATTATCACTGAAATGAAGATACCAGAGACAAAACCCGGCATGCATGTTCAGCCAGGGATGTGTACAGATATGCTTCCTCCAGGGTTTTTCCAGTGGCAAAGGTACCATGTCCTCTGGCGATACAAAGCCCGGTCAACGCAAGACAGTCTGCAACATCATCTGCCAGTTCCCGGCTGCCGGGTTCTCCTACGGCAATTGGAATCGTCGGACAGAACATCTTCCCTTCACTATCAAGAGGAGTGATTTCTTCAAGAACCAAAGATGCTGCAACGGCATATGGAGGATGAGCATGGACAATTGCCCGGTGTCGTGTCTGTTGGTATACTGCCCGGTGAACACGCCATTCACTTGAAGCATGGGATGGGACATCACCAAAGAGTGACACCTGGACAAGTTCACCAGGATCATCAAGGTATGAACCTGACCTCGTGATCAGAAAACTCTCTTCTTCATCACGAACACTCATGTTGCCAAAGTTACCACCAACCAGATGTTCGGAGAAGAGTCGTTTTCCTATTCGTGAAAATTCATCAACAACCATGTATCTACTACACAAACCGGATTCCGACATCCTTCATTTTGTTAAATCGTGCAACATTCAGAAGGAGGGGCGTTATACTTTCAACAATATGTGATGAGGATAGGGGTCCTGCGTCAAATGATTTGAGTTCTGAAATAGAATCAACCAGATCCATAACGATTCGCTTCGCATCAGGATCATCACCGCAGACCGGGACTGAATACGAGAGAACGCTATCTACATCCCGCCACCGGTTTCCGGCAATATTATTAAACGCAGTACATATCCGGGTATTCGAAGGCAGAATTTTCTGAATAAACAGAGCTGCAGAACCTTCTGTCGGAGGAGTATACACAAAACAATCACGCCGTTCCATCGGATTTACCGGACTTACAACAATCTTGTCCTCCCAGCCAGTGATGCCCCGGATGGTTGACTCAACATGTTTGAACGGGATTGCCAGGATAATTAGATCTGACTCATCCACGACCTGCTGGTTGGATCCTGGTTCTACAGAACAATTAATTCCACGTTCTTTTGCAGAAATAAGACATGTATCACAGGTCTCATGGGCTTTCTGAACTTCACGGGATCCAACGCAGACATCCATGATTCGGGAAAGGCGCATTGCCATCCCTTCCCCAATCTCTCCGGTTCCTCCTACGATTCCTACCCGCACGTTATGCCACCAGGGGACGAAGAACCGATTCCAAGGTATCTGCCTCCGTAACACCCTGGAATTTCTGGACTACAATACCATCCTTCTCGATGATGATGGTTGGAACAACTGATATGTGATAATTCTGAGCTTCAGTCATATTTTCATCAACGTTGATTTTACGGATCTCAACAAGATCGCCCATACGGTTTTTCAGATCTTCAAGAATCGGGCCCATTCTTTTGCATGGTCCGCACCATTCGGCATAGAAGTCCATAAGAATCGGTTTTGACATGATGCACCTTAGCAGAATTGCGTTTAAAAAACAGATAAAAGTATGGTATCGGTTATTTGGAGAGGATAGACATGATAATCCGTCCATATGCCGGACGAGTTACCAGAACACCCACTAAAACACCGAGAATGGTGATGATTGCAAAACCTCGCAGGGTTGAAAGATCCATAACAGCCAGTGGAAGCATGGCGATAAGGACGGTTCCTGCTGATGCAACAATGATACCAAGTGCCCGTTTTAACCGTTTTAAGTACAGGTTTGGTGACGGGACTTTTCCTTCGTGCAGGATCTCATCGGTGATGATAACCAACTGATCAATACCTGTTCCAAGCACAGCAATCAGACCAGCGATGGTTGCAAGATCCAGTTGCATGAAGAAGGTTGTGAATGCGAGCAGAATGATGATTTCAGATCCATTGATAAGAACCATCGGGAACACGATACCAGGTTCACGGTACCGGATGTATACACTGACTGCAACTGCTAATAATGCAAACAATCCGGCAAGGACACTCCAGAACTTGAACTGATCACCGAGTTCAGGAGAAACTGAACCGGAACCGGCAATCGAAACGCCAACAGGCAGCGCACCATTTCTCAGGTGGATCTCAAGGAGTTTTGCCTGCTCCCGTCCTTCTTCACCAACACCGGTTGATGCGAGGAGGTTGGAGGTACTCCGTGACTGTAGTTCTGCTGCAAGATCAGGTGAGAGCGGTGCTGAATATACAACCTTACCATCAAGGATCATGTCCAGGTTGTGGCCTTCGGGTTTCTTGGTTGCGCCAACACGAATTGCAGCCTGGCGAAGATCTTCGGCAGCACTTTCGGTAATGACGAAAGATACCCCCCAGTTATTGCTGTTGGGTGGTGTCTGGGATGGATTTGCGACCGACTGAATTGCATCTCCAAAGAGGATATGTTCAGTCTCATTGCCGGTGGTGTGAATCCGAATCTCGAACTTACCCTGTTTTCCCACGATCTCCTGGGCCTCACCCATGGAGACACCTGCCATCTCAATCCGGATATATCGGCTGATACCATTGAGAGCAGTAATGACGTATACTTTAGCATCCCGGGTACCAAGACTGTTAATCTTGTTCTCAAGGATCCGCTTTACATCATCTGCAGTCTCCTTGGTTACTCCCGGATTGAATGAAACCAGTTCAGTATCAAGCTCAGCAAAAACCGCACGAAGCTCTTCTTCAGAGATGCCTGAACGAATTTCCAGGGTATTCTGATCGATGAGATTTACTTCAGCATCCAGTTTTGTCTTGAGTTCTGGGACTAACTGATCTAATGTCTTGTCTGATTTAAATGTGACAATAGCTGATTGAAACTCGAGCTGGATCCAGGATCCTCCATCCAGATCAAGGCCGAACTGCAGGTTTGTATCAAGACCTGACGGGCCTGGATGAGGAAAAATGACAATAATCGAGGCAATGAGAAGAACCAGGTATAGTGCAACCCGGTAATCCTTTATCATGTCCATCAGGGTTTCTTTATCCATTTATGCACCCCGCTGACCAGATGATAACCTGCCTTTTCCTTCGATCATATACCACTTGATAATTCCTGCATTGGTAAGCCAGGTGTTCATGACATCAAAGAAGAGTCCAATCAGAAGGACAGATGCAATTTCCCAGATGATCTGAATACCACCAATCGCAGAGACAGCCCACATGGCAAGAATGGCACCAAAGGTGGTGGTAGTCATAATAATACCAGTCTTAAAAGCTCCCTGCATCTTCTCATCAAACTTCCCCTTTCTTTTCAGAACACGGGAGGTAAGAAGGATATCACTGTCTACAGAATAACCAATCAGCATCAGAAGAGCTGCTGTTGTTCCAAGTGACAACTGGATACCCAGCACAT comes from Methanospirillum hungatei and encodes:
- a CDS encoding RAD55 family ATPase, yielding MSEESEDKAGSMIRTYVGRNRTGINGFDLALDGGFLPGSTILLIGSATSGIDQFARQFWEILPEHRKFFMLDGYLLEGMIHARNLTTSEIFENAGNGGLIIDSLSTLIMREGIDPVLAGVVSCRATVQASRDNAFFTLYEGLHAPYNEIQLIRLCDVVIHLHEEKHGNEIIRTLNVKKMTGLMPPGRLLPFIISGKGIELSTTSRVV
- a CDS encoding aldolase, with amino-acid sequence MVVDEFSRIGKRLFSEHLVGGNFGNMSVRDEEESFLITRSGSYLDDPGELVQVSLFGDVPSHASSEWRVHRAVYQQTRHRAIVHAHPPYAVAASLVLEEITPLDSEGKMFCPTIPIAVGEPGSRELADDVADCLALTGLCIARGHGTFATGKTLEEAYLYTSLAEHACRVLSLVSSFQ
- the npdG gene encoding NADPH-dependent F420 reductase; this encodes MRVGIVGGTGEIGEGMAMRLSRIMDVCVGSREVQKAHETCDTCLISAKERGINCSVEPGSNQQVVDESDLIILAIPFKHVESTIRGITGWEDKIVVSPVNPMERRDCFVYTPPTEGSAALFIQKILPSNTRICTAFNNIAGNRWRDVDSVLSYSVPVCGDDPDAKRIVMDLVDSISELKSFDAGPLSSSHIVESITPLLLNVARFNKMKDVGIRFV
- a CDS encoding thioredoxin family protein — protein: MSKPILMDFYAEWCGPCKRMGPILEDLKNRMGDLVEIRKINVDENMTEAQNYHISVVPTIIIEKDGIVVQKFQGVTEADTLESVLRPLVA
- a CDS encoding preprotein translocase subunit SecD, which encodes MDKETLMDMIKDYRVALYLVLLIASIIVIFPHPGPSGLDTNLQFGLDLDGGSWIQLEFQSAIVTFKSDKTLDQLVPELKTKLDAEVNLIDQNTLEIRSGISEEELRAVFAELDTELVSFNPGVTKETADDVKRILENKINSLGTRDAKVYVITALNGISRYIRIEMAGVSMGEAQEIVGKQGKFEIRIHTTGNETEHILFGDAIQSVANPSQTPPNSNNWGVSFVITESAAEDLRQAAIRVGATKKPEGHNLDMILDGKVVYSAPLSPDLAAELQSRSTSNLLASTGVGEEGREQAKLLEIHLRNGALPVGVSIAGSGSVSPELGDQFKFWSVLAGLFALLAVAVSVYIRYREPGIVFPMVLINGSEIIILLAFTTFFMQLDLATIAGLIAVLGTGIDQLVIITDEILHEGKVPSPNLYLKRLKRALGIIVASAGTVLIAMLPLAVMDLSTLRGFAIITILGVLVGVLVTRPAYGRIIMSILSK